The proteins below come from a single Peromyscus leucopus breed LL Stock chromosome 13, UCI_PerLeu_2.1, whole genome shotgun sequence genomic window:
- the Rab17 gene encoding ras-related protein Rab-17: protein MAQAGGPPQASTTSGQAYVSKLVLLGSSSVGKTSLALRYMRQDFSSVLPTVGCAFFTKVVDAGSSSLKLEIWDTAGQEKYHSVCHLYFRGANAALLVYDITRKDSFHKAQQWLEDLEKEFQPGEVVVMLVGNKTDLDEEREVTFQEGKEFAESKSLLFMETSAKLNYQVSELFGTVAQELLQRAGDRGKNSSQEGEAVVLNQGPAVRQSQCCAR from the exons ATGGCGCAGGCTGGTGGGCCGCCACAGGCCAGCACTACTTCTGGCCAGGCCTACGTGAGCAAACTGGTCCTGCTTGGAAGCAGTTCTGTGggcaagaccagcctggcccttCGCTACATGAGGCAGGACTTCAGCAGCGTCTTGCCGACTGTGGGGT GTGCGTTCTTCACGAAGGTGGTGGATGCGGGCTCCTCATCTCTGAAGCTTGAGATCTGGGACACGGCTGGTCAGGAGAAGTACCACAGCGTCTGCCACCTCTACTTCAGGGGAGCCAATGCTGCGCTCCTGGTGTACGACATCACTCGGAAG gATTCCTTTCACAAGGCTCAACAGTGGCTGGAGGACCTGGAGAAGGAGTTCCAGCCAggagaggtggtggtgatgctggtcGGCAACAAAACGGACCTCGATGAGGAGCGAGAAGTGACCTTCCAG GAAGGGAAGGAATTTGCAGAGAGCAAAAGCCTGCTATTCATGGAAACCTCAGCCAAGCTGAACTACCAGGTGTCTGAGCTCTTCGGCACTGTTG cccaggagctgctgcagagagcaggagacagagggaagaaCAGCTCCCAGGAAGGCGAGGCTGTGGTTCTGAACCAGGGACCTGCTGTCAGGCAGAGCCAGTGCTGTGCACGATAG
- the Prlh gene encoding prolactin-releasing peptide, which yields MATLRAWLLCLLLLALVLPGASSRAHQHSMETRTPDINPAWYTGRGIRPVGRFGRRRAALRDVTVPGLRCRLSCLPLDGGAKFSPH from the exons ATGGCAACTCTGAGGGCGTGGCTTCTGTGCCTGCTGCTGTTAGCCTTGGTCCTCCCAGGAGCTTCCAGCCGAGCCCACCAGCACTCCATGGAGACACGCA CCCCTGACATCAATCCAGCCTGGTACACAGGCCGTGGGATCAGGCCTGTGGGCCGCTTCGGCAGGAGGAGGGCAGCCCTGAGGGACGTGACCGTGCCCGGCCTGCGGTGCCGGCTGAGCTGCCTCCCGCTGGATGGAGGTGCCAAGTTCTCTCCGCACTGA